gaaCAAGATAATAATTGTGAAAGATTCGTTAATGGTAGAATATTAAATAAAGAAGATGGAaaaaaagaatgaagaagaagaaagaagatgaagaagaaggaggaaataaaaaaaaatatgactttttagGTTCTTCACGCGCCTATTTGAAGTGAAAATCACACAAATTGCCAAGTCAgcaaaaagtatcaaaatgatACAGTTCGACCTTACCTTGGGtgttcaaaatataaaagattTACTTGAGGTGCCTAAGTGAAAAATCGTGTCAACTTTAGGAGGCTGCCGATGGGTTCCGCCTGAcccaaattataaatataaattctCTATTCCTCAGACAACAACGCATACATACGCGGCATATACTCCTTCAGCATACGGAGACGCGTACACTTTCAATACATCGGATATATACACTCCACACGTATAAGCGTAGCCGTTTCAGTAAAATTCATCCTTGGCACGCGGTGATCTCGTCACGTAGAGCTTCAAGAGGGTCATATACAGAACGACGCGAAATAATATTCGGGGCGACAGATTCAATTAATCGAAATTCAGAAGCTAAAATTTCACCTCTACCATCAATAGGTTTAGCCAGGGCATTTACAACACGACCCAAATAAGCCTCACTCACGGGTATCTGAGCAATTCTTCCCGTTGCTTTTACAGAACTTCCTTCTTGTATCAACAAACCGTCGCCCATTAATACAACACCAACATTATTTGATTCCAAATTGAGAGCAATGCCTATTGTACCCTCTTCAAATTCTACTAATTCACCCGCCATTACTTCATCAAGACCGTGAATACGAGCAATGCCATCGCCTACTTGAAGTACGGTACCGGTATTTACAACCTTTACTTCTCTATTATATTGTTCAATACGTATTCAAAGAAATATCTGAATCGAATGAaacgaaaaaagaaaaagattatcTAATTAGTAATCAAATAATTAACGAATCATTTAGTCAAATTCAATCTGGAAATTGGCCAAATTCTTCAGTGATAGAAACAAAAATGAAGGATTTGACTAATAAAACAAGtacaataaaaaatgaaatagaaaaaattacaaaagaaaaaaagaaagtaactcCAGAAATAGACATTAGGCctaataaaacaaataatattaaaaaattcgATTCGCCAAAAACttttttccaaatattaaaaagcagaaatactcgagtaatatgaaaattccattattttctaaaattattcaTTCAAAGATTATACATGGATCTATTTTTATATCGATCTTTACTGTCCACCTTACTTGGAAATCATCCAAATCCGTTGAGCAAGTGAATGATTTTTACTAATTGGGCATATTCCTTATCccttcaagaaaatttgaatttcaaatattgaattttCCCCCAATCTGTTCTAATTTCCCTTCTATATATACCTCCTTCAGTCTTTGTTTTAGGGGGACGGAAAATAGTTAGAGGATAGGTTCTGAAAATACACATATATTTTTCACTTTGAAAAGCAAGAAAAGATCTCTGgattaccaaaaaaaattttCTATCAAGAAACAGCGTGTCCTGCTAGAAAAGGACCTCGAATATGAAGTTTCTATTTGGTCTCGATTTTTCGGTGAGGTTCTATTCGTATATTGGCTTTCTTCAGCTCGTCTCGTTCCAAGTTCGTTGCTCCCGAAAAGGTAAAATttttctttgatcttaactcgtTTTAGTTGATATTATGTTTGTTAGTTGAATGAAGTTTTCGACcctttttgtgtatttttttttctgaatgGATGTTTTGGTTCAAATGGTTATGTTTCAGTTGTTAAGGTGTAAAGCATGTTTTGTAGGTACAAGTTGATTCACAACTGCTCTTTCCCACCCCATGCTTGATCTTAGTTGGAATTATCTCTATTTTGAATCAAAGAAAGCATGTTTTAGTTGCTTAAAGTTGTTAAAATTTGTTAGTATTGACAGTAACCTGGTCTGTTTGATGTATTCTTGATATAAGTTTGAAGGTTACAATCAACGGCTTGGTTATATCATGTGTGGTCCTTTGTTTTCTGTGTATTGAAATAGAACAGTAAGTTTATGCTTAATTAATTTTCAGTGATGTGCAAATTAAGTGTTATAGGTCTTGTATTTAGATTGGATTGTTATTAAATCTTATTAGCTCCTCTATTAGAATACGAACTTAGTTCTAAATTGGTTTTATTAAATATGTGGTTAGGTTTTAATTATTGATAGTAAGAAAAAGCATCTATACTATCCAGTTTgttcactatttttttatttttttttattccaaAGTATTCTATAATGACATTTGGTTATTGAGGCGTTGCTACTGCCTTAGCCGACATTACTAAACAAATCTTTTCCGATTGCACAAATTTTAAATGGGCTGTTTTATACCAAGGAGAAGTTCATTATAATTTGAGTATGTAAATCTGTTGGTTTGTTGTTTGAAGTGTTATCTCTTAGAATATTATTTTGgcttcaaatttattttaattcaaaatgagCTGCACATGGTGTTATTATTCCCTGCCATTACAATTGGTTAAATTCCAAGCTTTGCTTTATGAGGTGTTTGGTTTGATAGATATGGTCATGGATTTGTCTAATCTCTTTATATCTGTAGTAAATGTATAGTGAAAAAATTCatcttgtttctttttcttgtttttttttaaaaaaaagcacATGCGAAATTGTATGCATTTTGTTATGACTTGATTGGTTCAAATCATGATTAATTCATTAGTTATAGATTTGATTAAAATTTCATGTTgctagtctttttctttttttcattgtaTGCATCATCTGAATGAGTCCAACAAGACTCTCCTCTCCCTCCTTTGCATTTCTGGTTTTTGGGCCAAGGAGGCCCAAATCTCCTTTCCTTCGAGTCAACCTCGCCAACGGAAGTTGGTGTACAGATCCTGATAACTGAAATTACAAGTGTCGGATGTTGAAAATTGGACCGTGTACGTCCAATACACGATCTGATATACTGGGAATTTGTATTGTATACACTAtcagtgtatatacagttgtTATATAGAGAATTGAGCCTAAAGCCTTAAATGCAGGTGACCCAACTATTTACTCCAGGCGTATAGAAACTAAGTGTTGGAtcagattttcagattttcattatcttattcatttttattcgatttgggttgtaataatttaatttactcATGTTTGATTGTAATTGCTTAGATGTTAGTTTTACCTTggtttaatttattaaattcccctaaaagagaaattattttttcttttaatttactcttaaaaaaatgattttgtccAAGTGTCTTTTTTTACTTAGACATTTTGACAAATAGAATCTTCTTTCAAATCACTTTTGAATGTTTCAAATTGATATTCTTATAAATGAGTTTAAATTGCttttccttaaatatttttctaaatagCCAAATGATTTATATCGTTGGATAACTgtatgttagcggctattttaagtgctaaaaccttcttaaaatagttataTGAACCTCGCAccattttctctaaatttttaagacttgtTTCTATttaagtcttttaaattaaatttttcttaatttttttttaaaaattaagcggtgactctttttttaaaattgattttttctctaaaaattgaaattaatttcaaaccttctttttccgacataacacatggtttatgtcaatTAACGATATCTCCCATATATGCTATGATTTTCAGATCTTGCATGACTTTGTACTATAATTTCAGATCAGATCATaagttttctttttatgtttacTTGGTCATTACATTAGCATGTCTTTACAGATTTCTCATGTTCAGATATTATGTTTATGCATGttctccatactcagtacattctaAGTACTGATCACAtacttttttgcctatattgtttcataatataggttctgATGCATATCATTAGGTCCGCGGTTAGTACAGGTTGCTATCAACAGTTGAGCtagttggtgaatcctcatgttTCGAGAACGATGTTATCTTTCTATTTCAGTACTTTTATTTCAGTTTCAAATTTTAGAgttagctagggacatatcCTAACAACTCACTTATGTAGTAGAGGCTCTTAGACAGTTAATTTAGATTTCTGCTTATGTCTTTGTATCAGATTCtctatcatgctatattagccTACTTTAGATTTATTCCATTTTTCAGTTATATCTTGTGTTGTTATGAATCTTAGTGTCATGCCATGCCATGAAGTTAGTTTGGGAGCACGTGTCTCTAaccacttttttttctttagaattagtctatatttaatttgacaaaaaattcatttaacatttatatatatatatatgcgcgCATGCGGTAGCACTAAAATTATGGGTTTAGACTTCAGATTTAATATAAATGAAGAACTATTACCTTTTTGAGGGAATGATATGGacattttctaatttttatgtTAAACAAAAAGTGATCAATATAAAAATTTGTGTTGCACttttattattgctattatttttattttatgaaaatcatgtatattatatgagtattttcttatcaattaaattgaaaattaaatcATTAAGGATCAAAATTGATTAATCGAAAATCGATAATGAATATCTTATTTGTTTGGTTATCGATTTAGAGTATTTACAAATCGAAATTAATTAACCGAActgataatacataaaattgtAATGAACTGATCGATGCACACCCCTATAAATACATAGAATTTTCCACTACTAAAATAAACTGACATTATTGAAATCCTACTACAACCTAAACATGTTCAATGAAgtaaaaggtaaaaacaattaACAAAAAATTCTTAAGATACCCAAACTATATTAAGATCTCATGGCAGATGTAAATGGAGACCTTCAATATCAGATTATCAAGTAAGTATTTACTTGCACGCAATATTTACACTATATCGATGAATGTATGTGATGACGCACAAATGTTATAGTGCCATGCCTtattttgatgatttgacaaattTATTGAGGAATCAAATATGCTACCTAAAGAACTTGATCCAATTCTTAGAGTCAACTGAATGAGAATTTGGTTCTCAAGAGGAACTTGCTTCATGTGTTTGtcattatcaaaaaagaaaaatctataATGCATAGTTACTACGATACTATACtttattttgatgattttacaAACTTATTGATAACTTCAGTGATGGAGTCTTGTTAGACGACTATATGAATCAAGACGAGTTAGACGAGAAGAAAAGATGGAAGACGAAGATGAGAAGCTGCAGATGCAGCAGACGAAGAAGAAGCAGAGGAGATGTTGCcgagaagaagagaaaaggaGAGAAGATCACATTGCTCTCAATAGTCACATTGTGCATACACACACTCATCATTCATGTGGTGTGAGTGAGTTGCATTTATAGAGTTTGAGTAGTTAGTTACAAGTCACTATCAACCTACAACTAACATCTAACAAACTTCAACTAACTTCTAACAAATTATTAACCATggtagcttgcatatggttaacactccccctcaagctcatGATTTGAACAAGTTCATGACTCCAAGCTCATTCACCAGCAGCTGATATTGTCCCTTGCCAAGACTCTTTGTGAGCAAGTCAGCTAGTTGATCCTTGGTGTGTGAGAATTCTGTTTTCAGCATTCCTTGGTTGATCTTTTCTCTTACAAAGTGACAATCGATGTCTATGTGTTTGGTTGTTTCATGGAAGATAGAATTAGCAGCAATCTGAATAGCTGCTTTGCTGTCACACACCATGGTTATAGGAAGCTCAATGTGTATGCCAAGTTCTTCAAATAGCCCTACAAGCCATGTAACTTCAGCAGCACAGTGAGCCATGTCCTAAACTCAGCTTCAGCTGAGCTTCTGGATACAATCTCCTGTTTCTTAGATTTCCAAGATATCAAGGCTCCACCAAGCTTGACCAAGTAGCCAGTTACAGACCTTCTTGTTTCCAGGCAGCTTCCCCAATCTGAGTCACAGTAGGCTAGAAGCTTGTTGGTGTCTTCTACTGACATTAGTAGTCCAAGACCAGGGGCTTCTTTTATGTACCTAACCACTCTCAATGCAGCTTCCATGTGAGACTCTTTGGGGCAGTGCATGAACTGACTCAGAACCTGAATTGAGAAGTTAAGTCAGGTCTAGTCATGGTCAGATATAGAAGTCTTTCTACCAGTATTTGGTACCTACTGGGATCCTGCAGTTTGTGATCTTCATGTCCCTCATTACCCGTACCTTCAACACACTCATCATGTTGTGCAGATGTGAGCTTCTAATTTTGTTCCAGGGGAGTTGCTGCAGGTTTAGCTCCCCCTAGACCACACTCAGCTATTAGTTCAAGAGCATATTTCCTTTGAGATATGTGGATCCCTTTGCTTGATCTGGCACATTCAATCCCTAGGAAGAATTTGAGCTCTCCTAGATCCTTCATCTTGAACTCCTTCTATAGATCTTTTATGGTGTCTCTGATGATATCCTGGTTACTACCAGTGATCAAAAGATCATCTACATATACCAACACAATGAGTATATCATGTTTATCATGTCTAGTGAAGAGTGAGTAATCATAGTGACTTTGATGAAATCCCAGCTGAAGCAAAGACTGTGTTAGCTTGAAGTTCCACTGCCTTGGTgcttgtttgagaccatatagagactTGTGGAGTTTGCAGACTTTAGTGTTCTCCCCCTGTCTAGCAAACCAAGGAGGAATGGTCATGTAGACATCCTCTAACAGATCACCATTAAGGAAGGCATTGTGAACATCCATCTGATGGATGAGCCAACCCTTTGAAGCAGCAAGTGCTATGATGGATCTCACAGTAACCATTTTGGCCACAGGGCTAAAAGTTTCCCCATAATCGAGCCCCTTCTGTTGGCTATAACCCTTAGCAACTAGCCTGGCCTTATACCTCTCCACTTCACCTGTAGATTTGTATTTTACTTTGTAGATCCATCTGCAACCAATAGGCTTCTTACCAGGAGGAAGATCTACCAGACTCCAAGTTTTGTTGTCCATCAAGGCATCTATTTCCTGCTGCATTGCATGGATCCACTGAGGGTCAAGAGCAGCTTCATGATAAGAAGAGGGCTCTGAGATAGATGAGAATGTCTTGATGCAGGAGATGTAAGAAGGAGACAAGTGTTTGTAGCTAACAAAGTCAGAAACTGGAAAAAGACAAGAGTGACTTTTGGATTGAGTAACAAAATCCTGAAGCCAGATAGGAGGTTTGGTTGATCTGGAGGACTTTCTGGTAGGAACTGCTGTAGGAGATGGAAGTGGAGAATGGTCTTCAGGAGTAAGTGATAGCTGAGAGTCTTGAGGAGGAACAACAGGTGACAGGCTAGTAGGGGGATGATCATTATCAGGTTGTACTAGAGTTAAGACAGGAAAGATGGGATTGGATGAGGTTTGAAAGTCTCTAAAAGGGAACATGCCTTCTTTAAACACAACATGCCTGTTCACAAACAAGGACTTAGTATGCAGATCATATAGGAGGTACCCCTTTCGAGACAAAGAGTATCCCATATGCACAACAGGTATGGCTCTAGGAGAGAACTTATCTGTGATGGCTGGACAAGTAGCATAACATAGGCAACCAAAAATTTTGATATGAGAGAGGGATGGAGGATGTTGATACAGTATCTCAAAGGGAGACTTATAAGACAAAAGTTTAGATGGAAGTATATTAAGGATATAGACACTGTGGTAACAAATTCTCCCCAAAACTGCAAGGGTACTGATGCCGGGAACCTCAAGGCTCTTGCCATGTTTAAGATAGTTTTGTGCTTCCTTTCTACCACACCATT
This Solanum dulcamara chromosome 8, daSolDulc1.2, whole genome shotgun sequence DNA region includes the following protein-coding sequences:
- the LOC129899807 gene encoding ATP synthase subunit alpha, chloroplastic-like — encoded protein: MAGELVEFEEGTIGIALNLESNNVGVVLMGDGLLIQEGSSVKATGRIAQIPVSEAYLGRVVNALAKPIDGRGEILASEFRLIESVAPNIISRRSVYDPLEALRDEITACQG